In Hymenobacter volaticus, the genomic window GTCCCTGGTTGGACTACGAACTGCTCGACGCGGGCAACTTCGAAAAGCTGGAGCGTTTCGGCCAGCACATTCTGGCCCGTCCTGAGCCACAGGCCATATGGGACCCGCACCTGCCCGCCAGCGAGTGGCAACGCGCCCACGCCACCTTCACCCGCGAAAAAGGCAGCCAAGAGCGCGGCCAGTGGAAAATCAAGCCCGGCACCCCCGAGCAGTGGGTGATTGGCTACGAGCGGCCCGACGGCCTGAAGCTGCGGTTTCGGTTGGGCATGTCTTCGTTCAAGCACGTAGGGCTATTTCCGGAGCAAGACCCCAACTGGCAGTTTATCTACCAGCAAACCCGCAAGCGGAAAGCCGCCGTGCCACGCGTACTGAATCTGTTTGCCTACACTGGCGCTGCCACGCTAGCGGCCCGCGCCGCCGGCGCCGACGTGACGCACCTCGACTCGGTAAAACAGGTAAACTTTTGGGCCCGCGACAACATGGAAGCCAGCAACCTCGACGGGGTGCGCTGGTTGGTGGAAGACGCCATGAAGTACGTGCGGCGCGAAGTGAAGCGCGGCAGCAAGTACCAGGGTCTCATCCTCGACCCGCCCGCCTACGGCCGCGGCCCCAACGGCGAGAAATGGCAACTCGAAGACGAGCTAAACGAGATGCTCAAGCTCTGCAAAGAGCTCCTCGACCCCACCGACCATTTCTTTCTCGTCAACCTCTACTCTCTCGGCTTCTCGGCCCTGATTCTGGATAACCTCGTGAGCGAGATTTTCCCAACTATGCGGGAGAAACGCGAGATTGGCGAAATCTACCTGCATGATGCGGGCGCGCGCAAGCTGCCGCTCGGCACATTTTGCCGGTTTGCTACCTAGAGTTAGGCTACTACACAATCCACCTAGTATCCGGAGAGCAACGCAGGACCTTGTCACGAGAGAATTGTGGACGTGCGTACGCCTCGTTCGTGTCTGATCAGTTTTTGCTACCCTTGGGCTACTAGTAGAGCTATATCCACTTCACGCTGAGCTTATCACGTACAGAATGCCGCATCCTCCTCACCGCCGCCTCGCCCTGATTGACATGGGCACCAATACGTTTCACTTGCTGATTGTGGAATTGCCCGAAGAGGGACGCACCGAACCGCTGGTGCTGTTGCGTACCAAAGTAGGCGTACGGCTTGGGCAAGGCGGTATCAGCAAAGGAGAAATTACGCCTGAAGCTTTTGCGCGAGCCTTGCACACCATGGATGCGTTTCAAGAGGAAATTGAGCTGCACCAAGTTACAGACGTACGAGCTACGGCGACCAGCGCTATGCGCGTGGCCCGCAATGGGCCCGAGCTGGTGCAAACTATTTTCGAGCATACCGGCATTCGGGTGGAGGTGATTCCTGGCGAGCGAGAAGCAGAGCTGATCACGAAAGGCGTCCGGCAGGCGGTGCCGCTCGGCAACGAGCGCAACCTGATCGTAGATATTGGAGGCGGTTCGGTGGAGTTTATCATTGCCGATGAAGCCACTATTTTCTGGAAGCAAAGCTTTGAAATTGGGGCGCAACGCCTGCTCGACAAGTTTTTTCCGGATGCTAGCGGCGTCATGCCGGCGGCGGCAGTAGCGGCCGAGCAAGCCCACTTAAGCGTAGTACTGGCGCCGCTGGTAGCGGCTATTGAAGAGTACCAGCCAGTAGGCATCGTAGGCGCTTCCGGCAGCTTCGACAGCCTAGCCGACATGCAAATCGGCCAACTGCGCAACGAAGCAGACCTTCCGCCCTGCACCGAATTGGCCATGAGTAGCTTTCAGGAAAGCTACCGCCAACTACTCAACGGCAACCACGAGCAACGCAAAGCCATACCCGGCATCTTGCCCATGCGGGCCGATATGCTGGTCGTGGCGTCCGTGCTCTTTGATTTTGTGCTTGGTGTCAGCGGCATCACCCGCATTCGCACGTCTGCCTACGCGTTGAAAGAGGGCTTGCTAGCAGAAATGATGGAGTTGAATTAAATAGCGCCACCCCTATAAAGAACAAGCTCCCTTTAGTAGTTAAAGGGAGCTTGTTCTTTATAGGCGTAGCCTTTAACAAGAGAATTATAGCAAGTTGCAGCAAGTGCAAGACGCTTGCTGCTTGTCCTTGAAAGCGCAAATCAACTTACCCCAACAAGTAGGTTCCGCTACTAATAGTCCCCCTGAAAGCAGAAGTATGCAGTTGAACCAGAGGTTAGAACAGCTTTAGCAGTTAGATAGATCTGCAGTTATTTTAAACTCGTCAGTTAGCCAGATTAACTCTTGTTCTGAGGGCTTTGTCAAGTTTAAAGCACATTAAAAATCGTATTGCTACCAGAAAATAAGAGGCGTTTCGCGTTTTATTGACTTAATTCCTGCATCAACCCCTTCCGGAACAAGGGCTGAGCTTTTTGCTCTTGTAGCAATTTCTCGTTTTGCCTACCGGATGAGCGAATAGTCGTTTTCTTCTTTTATCTGCTGTATGCAATCCACTTCGCTTCTTCACTCCTACCACGAACAGGCCAACGTGTGGGACGAAATGTTTCAGACGGAGAACATCCGGCCAGAGTATCGCAACTTCGTGACGGCCATTGAGAACCTGCCAGACACGGAAATGACTCGCAAGGTGGAGCTAGCCAAAAAGTTGTTTCTGAGCCAGGGCGTTACGTTTACGGTGTATAGTAGCGGGGAAGGCATCGAGAAAATTTTCCCCTTCGACATCATCCCGCGCATCCTCAACCACGAAGAATGGGTGCGGATTGAGGCGGGCATAAAGCAGCGGCTGAAGGCCCTCAATATTTTCCTCAAGGACATTTACCATCAGCAGTTCATCATCAAAGACGGCATCATTCCGGCGGCGCTGGTGTACTCGTGCCCGCAGTTTTTGCGCGAGATGATGAACGTCAACGTGCCCTACGACATTTACACCCACATTGCGGGCGTCGACTTGATTCGGGACCATGACGGGGAGTTTTACGTGCTCGAAGACAACCTGCGCACGCCATCGGGGGTGTCGTACATGCTGGAAAACCGCAGCATCACGTACCGCATCTTCCCCGATCTGCTGCCCAAAAATAACGTGCAGCCCGTCAAGGATTACCCTGATCTGCTGTTTCGCAATCTGCTGGCGCTCGGCAACCGGCAGGCCAGCGAAGCCACCGTGGTACTACTGTCGCCGGGCATCTACAACTCGGCGTATTTCGAGCACAGCACGTTGGCCCGCCTGATGGGAATTCGGCTGGTGGAAAGCCGCGACTTAATCGTGCATGACCATTTCGTGTACATGAAAACCACCCGTGGCCTAACGCGCGTCGATGTTATTTACCGCCGCGTTGATGACGACTACATCGACCCGCTGGTGTTCCGGCCCGATAGCGCGTTGGGCGTTTCGGGGTTGTATTGGGCGTATCGCAAAGGCAACGTGGCCATTGTGAATGCCATGGGCAACGGCGTGGCCGACGATAAAGCCGTGTACTGCTACGTACCCGATATGATTCGCTATTACCTCAACGAGGAACCCATCCTCAAAAACGTGCCCACCTACCAACTCGACGACCCCGACAAGCGCCAACTGGTGTTTGATAACATGGAGCGCATGGTCATCAAACGCACCAACGAGTCGGGAGGCTATGGAATGCTGATCGGCAGCAGCGCTACCGAAGAAGAAATGGACGCCTTCAAAACGGCCATTACCGCTGATCCGCGCAGCTTTATTGCGCAGCCCATCATCAGCCTCTCGTCCACCCCTTGCTACATCGATGGGGTGCTTCAACCCCGCCGCGTCGACTTGCGGCCGTTTGCGCTCTACGGCCCGTCTGGCATCGACATTGTGCCCGGTGGCCTTACACGTGTGGCCCTGCGCGAAGGCTCCTTAGTGGTGAATTCCTCGCAAGGCGGCGGCAGCAAAGACACGTGGGTGCTCGGGCCAACTCAGTAACACACATTAAACGCATTACCTAGCCTTCGCTATAGGGCTGCACACGCTTATTTCACAACTCTACCTATGCTAAGTCGCGTTGCTGACACTATTTACTGGCT contains:
- a CDS encoding class I SAM-dependent methyltransferase; its protein translation is MYTFLTTSPWLDYELLDAGNFEKLERFGQHILARPEPQAIWDPHLPASEWQRAHATFTREKGSQERGQWKIKPGTPEQWVIGYERPDGLKLRFRLGMSSFKHVGLFPEQDPNWQFIYQQTRKRKAAVPRVLNLFAYTGAATLAARAAGADVTHLDSVKQVNFWARDNMEASNLDGVRWLVEDAMKYVRREVKRGSKYQGLILDPPAYGRGPNGEKWQLEDELNEMLKLCKELLDPTDHFFLVNLYSLGFSALILDNLVSEIFPTMREKREIGEIYLHDAGARKLPLGTFCRFAT
- a CDS encoding circularly permuted type 2 ATP-grasp protein — encoded protein: MQSTSLLHSYHEQANVWDEMFQTENIRPEYRNFVTAIENLPDTEMTRKVELAKKLFLSQGVTFTVYSSGEGIEKIFPFDIIPRILNHEEWVRIEAGIKQRLKALNIFLKDIYHQQFIIKDGIIPAALVYSCPQFLREMMNVNVPYDIYTHIAGVDLIRDHDGEFYVLEDNLRTPSGVSYMLENRSITYRIFPDLLPKNNVQPVKDYPDLLFRNLLALGNRQASEATVVLLSPGIYNSAYFEHSTLARLMGIRLVESRDLIVHDHFVYMKTTRGLTRVDVIYRRVDDDYIDPLVFRPDSALGVSGLYWAYRKGNVAIVNAMGNGVADDKAVYCYVPDMIRYYLNEEPILKNVPTYQLDDPDKRQLVFDNMERMVIKRTNESGGYGMLIGSSATEEEMDAFKTAITADPRSFIAQPIISLSSTPCYIDGVLQPRRVDLRPFALYGPSGIDIVPGGLTRVALREGSLVVNSSQGGGSKDTWVLGPTQ
- a CDS encoding Ppx/GppA phosphatase family protein → MPHPPHRRLALIDMGTNTFHLLIVELPEEGRTEPLVLLRTKVGVRLGQGGISKGEITPEAFARALHTMDAFQEEIELHQVTDVRATATSAMRVARNGPELVQTIFEHTGIRVEVIPGEREAELITKGVRQAVPLGNERNLIVDIGGGSVEFIIADEATIFWKQSFEIGAQRLLDKFFPDASGVMPAAAVAAEQAHLSVVLAPLVAAIEEYQPVGIVGASGSFDSLADMQIGQLRNEADLPPCTELAMSSFQESYRQLLNGNHEQRKAIPGILPMRADMLVVASVLFDFVLGVSGITRIRTSAYALKEGLLAEMMELN